One Pseudodesulfovibrio cashew DNA window includes the following coding sequences:
- a CDS encoding alpha/beta fold hydrolase, producing MHDIRLIWCHGSLSEPWGAKSRYLAGVAETAGLEMDALDFRDLDDPDDRVERMVSHLEGSDVPAILVGSSMGGYVAAAACSRLKIAGIFLLAPAFYLPGYATHVFNGLPKAVTVVHGWRDDVVPVENAIRFASLHRAELHVLDDGHRLAASTEALGVYFFNFLDAIKGGDQA from the coding sequence ATGCATGATATTCGTCTAATCTGGTGCCACGGTTCACTGAGTGAACCATGGGGCGCCAAGTCCAGATACCTGGCTGGCGTGGCCGAAACCGCCGGGCTGGAGATGGACGCCCTGGATTTTCGGGATCTCGACGACCCGGACGATCGAGTGGAGCGCATGGTGTCCCACCTGGAGGGCTCGGACGTGCCCGCCATCCTCGTAGGTTCCAGCATGGGGGGCTACGTGGCCGCCGCCGCTTGCAGCCGCCTGAAGATCGCCGGAATCTTTCTCCTCGCGCCCGCCTTCTACCTGCCGGGATACGCCACCCATGTCTTCAACGGCCTGCCCAAGGCCGTCACCGTGGTCCACGGCTGGCGGGACGATGTGGTTCCCGTGGAAAATGCCATCCGTTTCGCAAGCCTCCACCGGGCCGAGTTGCACGTCCTCGACGACGGCCACCGGCTGGCCGCCAGCACCGAGGCCCTCGGCGTATATTTCTTCAATTTCCTCGATGCCATCAAGGGCGGAGACCAGGCATGA